The Geodermatophilaceae bacterium NBWT11 genome has a segment encoding these proteins:
- a CDS encoding NADH:flavin oxidoreductase/NADH oxidase, with product MSAPTLSTPLVLRGVTLPNRLVVAPMCQYSVVEGVVGDHHLVHLGRFALGGFGTVVVEATAVTRDGRISHGDVGLWDDGQVAGLARVAAFLREHGAVPAVQLAHAGGKASSHRPWDGEGPVTAADALPGEEPWQTVGPSEVPLGEGWPTPHALTTDELAALVQDWVAATHRAEQAGFDVVEVHAAHGYLLNEFLSPLTNTRTDGYGGSLEARMRFPLEVVAAVRAAWPADKPLLVRVSSVDGAADGTTIEDTVAFARELAALGVDAVDASGGGIGGGWQHPIGYGYQVPFAAAIKEGSGLPTMAVGIITEPAQAEAVLATGQADLVALARAAQDDPNWPLHAARELSGGSYDAWPVQSGPRLASRDRLLGSIGPWTGPDPVQLAPPRS from the coding sequence GTGAGCGCACCCACCCTGTCCACGCCCCTCGTCCTGCGCGGGGTGACGCTGCCCAACCGGCTCGTCGTCGCCCCCATGTGCCAGTACTCCGTGGTCGAGGGCGTGGTCGGGGACCACCACCTGGTCCACCTCGGCCGGTTCGCCCTGGGCGGCTTCGGCACCGTCGTCGTGGAGGCCACCGCGGTCACCCGGGACGGCCGGATCAGCCACGGCGACGTGGGGCTCTGGGACGACGGACAGGTCGCCGGGCTCGCCCGGGTCGCCGCCTTCCTGCGCGAGCACGGCGCCGTCCCGGCCGTGCAGCTCGCGCACGCCGGCGGCAAGGCCTCCAGCCACCGCCCCTGGGACGGCGAGGGCCCGGTCACCGCCGCCGACGCGCTGCCCGGCGAGGAGCCGTGGCAGACGGTCGGGCCCAGCGAGGTGCCCCTGGGCGAGGGCTGGCCGACCCCGCACGCGCTGACCACCGACGAGCTCGCCGCCCTGGTGCAGGACTGGGTCGCGGCCACCCACCGCGCCGAGCAGGCCGGGTTCGACGTGGTCGAGGTGCACGCCGCACACGGCTACCTGCTCAACGAGTTCCTGTCGCCGCTGACCAACACCCGCACCGACGGCTACGGGGGCTCGCTGGAGGCCCGGATGCGCTTCCCGCTGGAGGTCGTGGCCGCCGTCCGTGCCGCCTGGCCTGCGGACAAGCCGCTGCTGGTGCGGGTGTCCTCGGTGGACGGGGCGGCCGACGGCACGACGATCGAGGACACGGTGGCCTTCGCCCGCGAGCTGGCCGCCCTCGGCGTCGACGCGGTGGACGCCTCGGGCGGTGGCATCGGCGGCGGGTGGCAGCACCCGATCGGCTACGGCTACCAGGTGCCGTTCGCGGCGGCGATCAAGGAGGGCTCCGGGCTGCCCACCATGGCGGTCGGGATCATCACCGAGCCGGCCCAGGCCGAGGCCGTGCTGGCCACCGGGCAGGCCGACCTCGTCGCGCTCGCCCGCGCCGCGCAGGACGACCCGAACTGGCCGCTGCACGCCGCCCGCGAGCTGTCCGGCGGCTCCTACGACGCGTGGCCGGTGCAGTCCGGCCCGCGGCTGGCCTCCCGGGACCGGCTGCTCGGCTCGATCGGCCCGTGGACCGGCCCGGACCCGGTGCAGCTGGCCCCGCCGCGCAGCTGA
- a CDS encoding ATPase has product MTEPGTTDSTPAGARLQFTRHWDVPAAEVWAALTAPDRLARWFGTYDGPREPGGTGLLTMTAEDGATGEPLTVVECAEGRRLSVAWGAPDHWAVDLDLAEVGGATTLVFSQVFRGAADVPDDVALGWHWYLDRLDAEVRGTAAPPAWEEFLAGTAPRYGA; this is encoded by the coding sequence ATGACCGAGCCAGGGACCACGGACAGCACCCCCGCGGGCGCACGCCTGCAGTTCACCCGGCACTGGGACGTGCCCGCCGCCGAGGTGTGGGCGGCGCTCACCGCGCCCGACCGGCTGGCCCGCTGGTTCGGCACCTACGACGGGCCCCGGGAACCCGGCGGCACCGGACTGCTGACCATGACCGCCGAGGACGGCGCCACCGGCGAGCCGCTGACCGTCGTGGAGTGTGCTGAGGGACGACGGCTGTCGGTGGCCTGGGGGGCACCCGACCACTGGGCGGTCGACCTGGACCTGGCCGAGGTCGGCGGTGCCACGACGCTGGTGTTCAGCCAGGTCTTCCGGGGGGCCGCGGACGTGCCGGACGACGTCGCCCTCGGGTGGCACTGGTACCTCGACCGGCTCGACGCCGAGGTGCGCGGCACCGCCGCGCCGCCGGCCTGGGAGGAGTTCCTCGCCGGCACGGCGCCGCGGTACGGCGCCTGA